The proteins below are encoded in one region of Gemmatimonadota bacterium:
- a CDS encoding type II toxin-antitoxin system RelE/ParE family toxin, with translation MREITFYRTASGHCPVEQFLDSLTARQGAKATWTLGLIEELEIVPQQYFKKLVGTDDIWEVRVNIGRDMFRLLSFFDGPKLVVLNHAFAKKTQKIPRSDIRLAEQRKRDYFRRKKR, from the coding sequence ATGAGAGAAATCACCTTTTATCGTACAGCGTCAGGGCATTGTCCTGTAGAACAATTTTTGGATTCCCTGACTGCGAGGCAAGGTGCTAAAGCCACTTGGACATTGGGATTGATTGAGGAATTGGAGATTGTTCCCCAACAATACTTCAAGAAACTGGTCGGTACGGATGACATCTGGGAGGTTCGTGTCAACATTGGTAGAGATATGTTCAGGCTCCTGTCATTTTTTGATGGTCCAAAGTTGGTGGTTCTCAACCATGCCTTTGCCAAGAAGACACAGAAGATTCCAAGGTCAGATATTCGTCTGGCAGAACAGAGAAAACGGGATTATTTCAGGAGGAAAAAACGATGA
- a CDS encoding helix-turn-helix transcriptional regulator codes for MSDLKKYVEKRKARDPEFAENYEAGYLEFKIGVLLRQAREEAGLTQEEVAQKLNTKKSAISRIENHAKDIRLSTLGKYAKAIGKKLHFSVG; via the coding sequence ATGAGCGATTTAAAAAAGTATGTTGAGAAACGCAAGGCAAGAGATCCCGAATTTGCCGAGAATTACGAAGCTGGTTATTTGGAATTTAAGATTGGTGTTCTCCTTCGACAAGCTCGAGAGGAGGCTGGTCTAACCCAGGAAGAGGTGGCACAGAAACTGAATACCAAGAAATCTGCGATTTCAAGAATAGAAAACCATGCGAAAGACATCAGGCTGTCAACTTTGGGAAAGTATGCAAAAGCAATTGGAAAGAAATTGCATTTTTCTGTGGGATAA